CAGGTTGACTCGGCAATCCAATCCCGACAAAAACTTACTCAGCTCGCGGGCATACACCGGGGCGTCGTTCACCCCGTCAAACATGATGTATTCGAACGATAAACGGCGCTGATGGCTCCAGTCGTACTCCCGGAGCAGCTCGATTATATCGGCTGCCTTAAACGTCTTCTCTATCGGCATCAGCTTTTCGCGCTGTACAGAGAGCGGGCTGTGAAGGCTCACCGCCAGGTGGCACCTGCTTTCTTCGAGAAACCTTTTCAGGTTGGGGATCACCCCGATGGTGGATAGTGTGATGCGTTTGGGGCTCCACGCCAGTGCGTAATCCGCAGTGAGCACCTCAATGGCCTTCATGACGTTGTCGAAATTGTTCAACGGTTCACCCATGCCCATAAAGACCAGGTTGGTGAGTGCTTCAGCATTGGGGACTGAATAAACCTGATTCAATATCTCATTCACCGAAAGGCTCCCCAGAAACCCCATTTTCCCCGTCATGCAGAAGCTGCAATCCATCTTGCAGCCCACCTGCGATGAAACACAGATTGTCAGGCGTTCCTCCTCCGGTATGTTCACCGATTCGATGAACTTGCCGTTTTTTACGGGGAACAGCATCTTCTGCGTCCCGTCAACGGATGTTTTTACGTCAACAGGCTCAACGCGGCCCACGTCGAAACGCTTTTTCAGGATGTCCCGGTTCCGTACGGAAATATTGGTCATTTCGTCGATACTCTTCACGCGTTTTACATAAACCCAGTCGGTAATTTGTTTGGCGGTAAATCTCGGCAGGCCGAGCTCCAAAATGATGTTTTGGATTTCGGAAAGCGTCATACCCAGCAGGTGTTCTTGATTCATTGCTTCTTTATTTTTAGCGTTACAAAGATAAGTAGAAATTACGGATTTACGTATTTCGTAAAAAATCACTACTTTTGGAAACTCAACAAAAAACCAGGGCTCTATGAAACACGTTATTGTAACCGGAGGTGCTCAGGGCATCGGGCGCATCATCGCGCAGTCACTGCTTAAAGTGGGGTACGCTGTCTCCATTTTCGATATGGATAATGAAGCGATGGAGGAGATAAAACCGCAATTCGATAAAAAACGATCCGCTTTTTTTATTACCGACGTATCCAGTGAGGTGAGCGTGAGGTCTTCGGTAAGGGCATCCCTGAAAAAGTTCGGAGGAATTTACGGATTGGTAAACAACGCGGTTTACGAGGTCTTCAAGCCCATGAGTGAACTGACGCTGGAGGAGTGGAACCGTGCCATCGGCACCAACCTGACAGGAACGTTCCTCTGCGCCAAGTTCTCTTCTCCCCACCTGATTGAATCGCGCGGAAGCATGGTGAACATGTGTTCTACGCGTGCCTTTCAGTCCGAACCGGATACCGAGTCCTACTCCGCCAGTAAAGGCGGAATCTATTCGCTCACCCATGCCCTGGCCATGAGCCTGGCTCCCAACGTTCGGGTAAACAGCATCAGCCCGGGATGGATAGATGTTTCGGCCGTGAAGAAAAAAGCGAAAGCCCGGCAGGTAGAATTGTCGGAATCCGATCATGCACAGCACCCGGCAGGACGTGTGGGGAACGCTTTTGATATCGCACAGATGGTGATGTTCCTGCTCGATTCGGCCAACGGGTTCATCACCGGGCAGAACTTCGTGATCGACGGAGGAATGACGAAGAAGATGATCTACCTACCTTCTCCTCACCTGGATTAACCCCAATCCAAACAGGGTCCAGAAAAGTTCGCGAATACGGATGCATAAGCTCACGTAAACCGCATGTGCAGCGGGAAGCGACAAGATGCCGAAAACCAGGATGAATCCCCCTTCCCGGGCACCTAGCTGCATCGGCATGAAAAAGAAGAGGTTTCCCACCATCGACTGGATCGATTCAACGATCACGCTTTGCGTGAAGGTGACGGGAAACCGGATAGCATGCATCATGAAAATTATTTCCGTGCAGAGTACAAAGCGGGAAAGGAGTTCCAGCGAGAGCGACGTAACAAAATCCTTTTTCCGGTTTTTGTACAGGTTGGCAATCAGGAAATCCATCTGTTCGATCTTCTCCAGGTGTTTTTCTTTGTAGACCTTTACTCTTTTTCCGGCGAACGGCAGTTTCCCGGCAATGGACAGGGCCTTACTCACAAATCCTTTGGAGTAGACCGTGAACGACCACCAGAGCAGTAGCAGCGATGCGATGCCGGCTATGGCAAGGATTATTCTGACGGAAACAGCCACATTGGGCACGATGATAAACAGCAAGGGTATGGAGACCATCCAGAAGATAAAGTGCGACACAAAATGCATCATCATGTAAAGGAGTACCGTGGATGTGGCTTTCTGAATACCCAGTGCCGGCTGTAATTCGATGATTTTATAAGGCTCCCCGCCCATCAGTCCGAAAGGCGTGATGAGGTTAATGGCGTAACCGCTGATGGTCAGCTTCAGTGTGCGGAGGAAACCGACGGACCGGGCTTCCGGACTTCCGTCGCGAATAATGGTGTGAAAGGCGATGGCATTTAAAAAATAGACCACCGCCCAGATACCGATAATTGCCGCAAACCACCAATTGGTCAGTTTTATGTTGTTCCAGATAACCCCTATCCCGGTTTTATATAGCATGAAACCCAGGATGATGAGTCCCAGCAGGAAAAACAGGTTGGTGGCGATCTTCGTTTTACTCATGAGAGTGTGCTATTTCCTGAAAGGTAGTTGAGTGACTTCGGCTTTCAGGTTCTTGTTGCGTACCTTGATGTAAATTGTAGTTCCGGCTTTTGCATATTCGGGTTTCACGTAACCCAGCCCGATGCCCGCTTTCAATACGGGGGATATGGTTCCCGATGTTACGGTTCCGATGGGTTCATCCCCGGCGTTCACAATTTCGTAACCGTGGCGCGGTATTCCCTTGTCCGACAACGTAAATCCACACAATTTGCGCGTAACGCCTTCCGCTTTTTGCTTTTCGAGCAGCTCTCTTGCAATAAAGGAGTTCCCTTCTGTAAACTTGGTGATCCAGCCCAGCCCCGCTTCCAGGGGGGTGGTCGTTTCGTCGAGGTCATTCCCGTAAAGGCAGAAGCCCATCTCAAGGCGCAGGGTGTCGCGTGCACCCAGTCCGACGGGTTTGATGCCGAATTCCGCTCCGGCTTCAAACAGTGCTTCCCAGATCTTTAATCCGTCCTCCGGATAAAAATAGAGCTCGAATCCGCCCGCACCGGTGTAGCCGGTGTTGGAAATGATCACCCGGTCCACTCCGCCGACTTTTCCGTTGGCAAACGTGTAGTAGGGGATGGATGACAAGTCCGTATCGGTAATTTTTTGCAGCGTATCTTTGGCTTTCGGACCTTGCACGGCCAGCAAAGCGGTGTGGGCAGATGCATTTTCGATCACTGCACCCATCGTGTTTTGCTTTTGACACCACTCCCAGTCTTTTTCGATGTTGGCGGCGTTTACCACCATTAAGTATTTTTCGGGTTCGAAATGGTAAAGCAGGAAGTCATCCTTTATGCCACCCTGCTCGTTTGGAAAACAGGTGTATTGTATCTTCCCCACCTGCAAATTTGAGGCGTCGTTGGTGGTTACCTTTTGAACAAATTCCAGCGCTTTGGGGCCTTTCACCCAAAATTCTCCCATGTGTGAAACGTCGAAAACGCCCACGGCATTTACGACTGTCAGGTGTTCATCGATAATTCCCGAATACTCGATGGGCATGTTGTACCCTGCAAATTCATGCATTTTTGCGCCCAGTGCGATGTGTGTGTCTGTAAAAGGTGTTTTTTTCATATTTTCTTAAAGTTTAGCTACTAATTCCGCAATCTTTACGATGACCTCCGTTGCTTTTTCCATCGCCCGGATAGGTATAAACTCGTGACGGCCGTGAAAATTCATGCCTCCGGCAAAAATATTCGGGCAAGGCAGGCCCATAAAAGAGAGTCTGGCTCCGTCCGTTCCTCCACGGATAGGCTTTACAATCGGCGTTATGTTTGCTTCTTCCATAGCCCTGAAAGCGTAATCCACCACATACTTTACCGGCTCCACTTTTTCACGCATGTTGTAATACTGGTCGCGCATCTCCAGCTTCAATCGGTTGTTGTAACGGGCGTTTAGGAACGCTACGGCCTGCTCCATCTCTTTCTTCCGATTTTCAAAAATCTGCCTGTCGTGATCGCGGATAATATAGGATACCGCCGCTTCGTCCACCGTTCCGTTGATTGCGATCAAGTGGAAGAACCCTTCGTATTTTTCCGTGTATTCGGGGCGGCCATTGACGGGCAGCATCTGCACGAGTTCGTTGGCCACATGCAGTGCGTTTATCATTTTGTTTTTGGCATATCCGGGATGAACATTTCTTCCCTGGATCGATATTTTTGCCGATGCAGCGTTGAAGTTTTCATATTCCAGCTCGCCTATCTCGCTGCCATCCATCGTATAGGCCCATTCTGCACCAAATTTATCCACGTTGAATTTATCCGCTCCGCGGCCGATCTCTTCGTCGGGCGTGAATCCTACACGTATCTTTCCGTGCTTGATCTCGGGATGATCAATCAGGTATTCCATAGCGGTCATGATCTCGGCAATACCTGCCTTGTCGTCTGCGCCGAGCAAGGTTGTCCCGTCGGTTACGATCAGGTCATCCCCGATAAATTTTAACAACTCGGGAAAGTCGGCAGGCGAGGAGATAATCTGCTGTGCTTCGTTCAGTACGATCTCTTTTCCGTCGTAGTTTTTGACTATACGCGGATTTACGTTTTCCCCGCTCATGTCGGGACTTGTATCAAAGTGTGCGATGAATCCGATAGTGGGCACTGTTTTATCGGTATTGGACGGCAAAGTGCCCATCAGGTAGCAGTTGTTGTCGAGAGAAACGTCAGTTAAACCCATCTCAAGCATTTCGCGTTCCACCTCTTTAGCCAGGTTAAATTGTTTCTGTGTGCTGGGTGTTTGCGAACTGTTTTCGTCAGACTGGGTATCAATCTTTACGTACTTAATAAATCGTTCAACAATGTTCATTGTTTTTTCTTTTAGTAACCGCAAAGATAACAAAAGCCTTTTATTTCAGAAAATCAAATCAACCGTTTTGTAACTAAAAAAAAAACCGTATCTTTGCAGTTGGGTAAGTCCTATACGGCCAGCTCCCATTGAATCCCCCAGGTCTTGACCGAAGCAAGGGTATTTGGTTGTAGCGGCGCGATATAGTAAGCTTACCCTTTTTTTATTCTCCCCAGTGTGTGGAGCAGGGAGCCTCAAGCGATCCTCGGGATGTATTTTGCATCGAAGGAATGTTTCCCGGGGCCTGTGAGCAAGGCAGCTGCAAAAACAATCAGTAAATCGAGCGCATGCCCGTACTTCATAAAGTCATCGCCCTGCGAAAAGTGCATAACCAGCGCCACAGTCATGGTCCCGATAAGCAAGAGGGCTGCCGGACGGAAAAACAGTCCCAGGGCAAACAATATTCCTCCGATTGTCTCGGCAAAGGCCGCCATAAATCCCCAGAACGTGGGAGCAAAGTTTATGCCCAGGTTCGACATGGTGCCGCCGATGGCCGTCCACGTCTCCGGGCCTCCCGTAATTTTGGGTAAACCGTGGAAAAATATCGAAACGCCAATACCTACTCGCAGGAGGAGCAATCCGGCCTGCAATAAATTTTTATCTTTTCTCATGTTGTCATTATTTTAAATTATATTCAAGGCCTAAACTCCAAAACCCTACAAATTGTTTATATTTGTCCGATAAATAAAATTGATATGTCTGTTTTTGCTCCCTTTGCCAAACCGTTATATGTGATGCTCAAACCCGTAGGGTCGCGTTGTAACCTCGATTGTGATTATTGCTATTACCTCGAGAAGGCAAATCTGTATACAGAGAAGAAGAACCACGTGATGAGTGAAGAACTGCTCGAAAAGTTCATCAAAGAATACATAGAGTCGCAGACCATGCCGCAGGTGCTGTTTACCTGGCACGGCGGTGAAACGTTGATGCGCCCGTTAAGTTTCTACAAAAAGGCAGTCGAACTGCAGAAAAAATATGCCGGAGGACGGCAGATTGATAATTCCATTCAAACCAACGGAACGTTGCTTAACGATGACTGGTGCCGCTTTTTCAAGGATAACAATTTCCTGGTGGGTATCTCCATTGATGGGCCGCAGGAGTTTCACGATGAGTACCGGAGGGATAAGATGGGCCGCCCGTCGTTTCATAAGGTAATGCGCGGGATGGAGCTTCTTCATAAGCACGGAGTGGAATATAACTGTATGGCTGTGGTGAACGATTACAACGCCGATTTCCCGTTGGAGTTTTATCGTTTTTTCAAAACTACCGGCAGCCGCTTCATTCAGTTTACCCCTATCGTCGAACGAATACGAAAAAAGAATTCTCCGCTAAAGCTGGCCACGGCAGAAGATAGGGAGGATGCGGTGGAGTTGGCGCCTTTCAGTGTTTCTCCGGAGAAGTGGGGCAGTTTCCTCTGCGCTATTTTCGACGAGTGGGTGAAAGAAGATGTGGGGCAGGTTTTTGTTCAGCTTTTCGACTCCACGCTGGCTAACTGGGTGGGAGAGCAACCCGGGCTTTGTACAATGGCCAAGACTTGCGGACATGCCGGGGTGATGGAGTTCAACGGGGATGTCTATTCGTGCGACCATTTTGTTTTCCCGGAATACCGCGTGGGCAATATTTACGCCAAACCGCTCGCTTCAATGATGTATTCCAACGAGCAGCTTACCTTTGGCAACGACAAGTTCGATAAACTTCCCCGGCAATGCAGGGAGTGTGATTTTCTTTTTGCCTGTTACGGAGAATGTCCCAAAAATAGATTTGTGAGAGATAAGTATGGGATTCCCGGATTAAATTACCTTTGTAAAGGTTACTATACATTCTTTAACCACGTTGCACCCTACATGGATTTTATGAAGCGTGAACTCCTGGCTGAGCGGCCACCGGCCAATGTGATGGAATGGATCAAAAAAACCGGATCACGATAGTGACCCGGTTTTTCTATTGTAGAAACATGCTCCTTAGTTTTCAGCTTTTCGTGCCGAATAACTGATCTTCAAAGCATATGCTTTACGGAGTGCCTGTTTAACATCGCTGATGTAGCGCATCCTTGTTTGTTCGTCCGCCTTGATGGATACCGTCATCAATTGCTGGTCCGCCTCATTCATACTCGCTTTTTCCTGGGCGATATAATCCTGGATGTCTTCCACTTCGGCAAACTTGTCGTTCAGCTGCATCTGGGTTCCCGTACCGAATCTTGGGTCCATTGCGGGCCCGATATTGATGTAGGTTACCAGCGATTTTTTCTCCAGTTTCTGAATTTCAGTGGCAGAAGGCAATTTCAACCTTACCATTAACTCCTCAGAGCGCATGGTGGTTGTAACCATAAAGAAGAATAAGATGGCGAATACCAGGTCAGGCATTGAAGCTGTGTTCAATTCGGGCATCTCACGCCCGCCGCTTTTACTAAATTTTCCCATATTAATTTCCTCCCATAAAGTTTTTAGGTTCGGCCTCAGAAATTCTCTGCGGATACAATTTATTTATCTGTTCCTTTTGATCGTCGGTCAGATTTTCGTAGTCTGAGTTGAAATACTTCTTCGATCCTTCCTGCCGCAACTCGTTATACGCTTTTACCAGTTCGTTCTGAACCGCGATATAGGTTTTGTAACTGGTGGTAGCGTCATTTTGTAACGACACAACGTGGTCGGCGGTCACCGGTACAGTCCCGATGGGCGTACCAAAGTCTTCCTCCACCAATTCCGGCAATAAAGGATTGTTACTCGTATTCAATACAAACTCTTTTACTTTATCTTTCAAGCTTGGCTTATTTCCCCGGCCGAGCAATTCTGCATCACTCTGATACCACTCTGTCTCTGCCTGAGAAGTAACCATGGTCTCGTCTTTGGAGTTTACCAGTACAACCAGCAGGTTCCGTCGTTGGACATCAACCGTTTGTTGCTGGTCTTCGTTTTGTGGCGGTGGCGGCAAACGTCTTGCCAGCCCGCTGTCGGTATCCATACTCGAAACAAGCAGGAAGAAAGTAAGCAAAAGAAACGAAATGTCCGCCATTGAACTTGCATTCAGAGCAGGAACTTTTCTTTTTTTCTTTGACATAGATTTTTTC
This portion of the Petrimonas sulfuriphila genome encodes:
- a CDS encoding SDR family oxidoreductase: MKHVIVTGGAQGIGRIIAQSLLKVGYAVSIFDMDNEAMEEIKPQFDKKRSAFFITDVSSEVSVRSSVRASLKKFGGIYGLVNNAVYEVFKPMSELTLEEWNRAIGTNLTGTFLCAKFSSPHLIESRGSMVNMCSTRAFQSEPDTESYSASKGGIYSLTHALAMSLAPNVRVNSISPGWIDVSAVKKKAKARQVELSESDHAQHPAGRVGNAFDIAQMVMFLLDSANGFITGQNFVIDGGMTKKMIYLPSPHLD
- the pepT gene encoding peptidase T, with amino-acid sequence MNIVERFIKYVKIDTQSDENSSQTPSTQKQFNLAKEVEREMLEMGLTDVSLDNNCYLMGTLPSNTDKTVPTIGFIAHFDTSPDMSGENVNPRIVKNYDGKEIVLNEAQQIISSPADFPELLKFIGDDLIVTDGTTLLGADDKAGIAEIMTAMEYLIDHPEIKHGKIRVGFTPDEEIGRGADKFNVDKFGAEWAYTMDGSEIGELEYENFNAASAKISIQGRNVHPGYAKNKMINALHVANELVQMLPVNGRPEYTEKYEGFFHLIAINGTVDEAAVSYIIRDHDRQIFENRKKEMEQAVAFLNARYNNRLKLEMRDQYYNMREKVEPVKYVVDYAFRAMEEANITPIVKPIRGGTDGARLSFMGLPCPNIFAGGMNFHGRHEFIPIRAMEKATEVIVKIAELVAKL
- a CDS encoding flippase-like domain-containing protein, encoding MSKTKIATNLFFLLGLIILGFMLYKTGIGVIWNNIKLTNWWFAAIIGIWAVVYFLNAIAFHTIIRDGSPEARSVGFLRTLKLTISGYAINLITPFGLMGGEPYKIIELQPALGIQKATSTVLLYMMMHFVSHFIFWMVSIPLLFIIVPNVAVSVRIILAIAGIASLLLLWWSFTVYSKGFVSKALSIAGKLPFAGKRVKVYKEKHLEKIEQMDFLIANLYKNRKKDFVTSLSLELLSRFVLCTEIIFMMHAIRFPVTFTQSVIVESIQSMVGNLFFFMPMQLGAREGGFILVFGILSLPAAHAVYVSLCIRIRELFWTLFGLGLIQVRRR
- a CDS encoding anaerobic sulfatase-maturation protein yields the protein MSVFAPFAKPLYVMLKPVGSRCNLDCDYCYYLEKANLYTEKKNHVMSEELLEKFIKEYIESQTMPQVLFTWHGGETLMRPLSFYKKAVELQKKYAGGRQIDNSIQTNGTLLNDDWCRFFKDNNFLVGISIDGPQEFHDEYRRDKMGRPSFHKVMRGMELLHKHGVEYNCMAVVNDYNADFPLEFYRFFKTTGSRFIQFTPIVERIRKKNSPLKLATAEDREDAVELAPFSVSPEKWGSFLCAIFDEWVKEDVGQVFVQLFDSTLANWVGEQPGLCTMAKTCGHAGVMEFNGDVYSCDHFVFPEYRVGNIYAKPLASMMYSNEQLTFGNDKFDKLPRQCRECDFLFACYGECPKNRFVRDKYGIPGLNYLCKGYYTFFNHVAPYMDFMKRELLAERPPANVMEWIKKTGSR
- a CDS encoding biopolymer transporter ExbD is translated as MSKKKRKVPALNASSMADISFLLLTFFLLVSSMDTDSGLARRLPPPPQNEDQQQTVDVQRRNLLVVLVNSKDETMVTSQAETEWYQSDAELLGRGNKPSLKDKVKEFVLNTSNNPLLPELVEEDFGTPIGTVPVTADHVVSLQNDATTSYKTYIAVQNELVKAYNELRQEGSKKYFNSDYENLTDDQKEQINKLYPQRISEAEPKNFMGGN
- a CDS encoding DoxX family protein, with the translated sequence MRKDKNLLQAGLLLLRVGIGVSIFFHGLPKITGGPETWTAIGGTMSNLGINFAPTFWGFMAAFAETIGGILFALGLFFRPAALLLIGTMTVALVMHFSQGDDFMKYGHALDLLIVFAAALLTGPGKHSFDAKYIPRIA
- the gcvT gene encoding glycine cleavage system aminomethyltransferase GcvT; this encodes MKKTPFTDTHIALGAKMHEFAGYNMPIEYSGIIDEHLTVVNAVGVFDVSHMGEFWVKGPKALEFVQKVTTNDASNLQVGKIQYTCFPNEQGGIKDDFLLYHFEPEKYLMVVNAANIEKDWEWCQKQNTMGAVIENASAHTALLAVQGPKAKDTLQKITDTDLSSIPYYTFANGKVGGVDRVIISNTGYTGAGGFELYFYPEDGLKIWEALFEAGAEFGIKPVGLGARDTLRLEMGFCLYGNDLDETTTPLEAGLGWITKFTEGNSFIARELLEKQKAEGVTRKLCGFTLSDKGIPRHGYEIVNAGDEPIGTVTSGTISPVLKAGIGLGYVKPEYAKAGTTIYIKVRNKNLKAEVTQLPFRK
- the rlmN gene encoding 23S rRNA (adenine(2503)-C(2))-methyltransferase RlmN, which gives rise to MNQEHLLGMTLSEIQNIILELGLPRFTAKQITDWVYVKRVKSIDEMTNISVRNRDILKKRFDVGRVEPVDVKTSVDGTQKMLFPVKNGKFIESVNIPEEERLTICVSSQVGCKMDCSFCMTGKMGFLGSLSVNEILNQVYSVPNAEALTNLVFMGMGEPLNNFDNVMKAIEVLTADYALAWSPKRITLSTIGVIPNLKRFLEESRCHLAVSLHSPLSVQREKLMPIEKTFKAADIIELLREYDWSHQRRLSFEYIMFDGVNDAPVYARELSKFLSGLDCRVNLIRFHKIPGSDLSPSTEETMIAFRDFLTAKGFTCTIRASRGEDIFAACGMLSTTKEPRTGIQD
- a CDS encoding biopolymer transporter ExbD, giving the protein MGKFSKSGGREMPELNTASMPDLVFAILFFFMVTTTMRSEELMVRLKLPSATEIQKLEKKSLVTYINIGPAMDPRFGTGTQMQLNDKFAEVEDIQDYIAQEKASMNEADQQLMTVSIKADEQTRMRYISDVKQALRKAYALKISYSARKAEN